One genomic segment of Deltaproteobacteria bacterium includes these proteins:
- a CDS encoding TIGR03668 family PPOX class F420-dependent oxidoreductase, protein MALDIAEPVQRFIHSHVVARLATASEIGQPHVIPFCYAFDGASLYFIVDEKPKRQTGKPLKRIRNILANPQVAIVIDDYADDWTQLAYVLLTGKAMIVEQEEEHTRALGLLRERYPQYRVMTLTFPHNAMVRIVPTKVIAWGKIEP, encoded by the coding sequence ATGGCCCTCGACATAGCCGAACCTGTCCAACGCTTCATTCATTCTCATGTGGTTGCGCGTTTGGCAACTGCTAGTGAGATTGGTCAACCGCACGTCATTCCCTTTTGTTACGCGTTCGATGGGGCTTCCTTGTATTTTATTGTTGATGAAAAGCCCAAACGTCAGACCGGCAAACCGCTTAAGCGGATACGGAACATCCTGGCCAATCCGCAAGTTGCGATTGTCATCGACGACTATGCTGACGACTGGACCCAGTTGGCGTATGTTCTTCTTACTGGGAAGGCAATGATTGTTGAGCAAGAGGAAGAACATACGCGTGCGCTTGGTTTGTTACGCGAACGCTATCCGCAATACCGAGTCATGACGCTGACCTTTCCCCACAATGCGATGGTGCGAATCGTGCCGACAAAGGTTATTGCGTGGGGCAAGATCGAGCCCTAG
- a CDS encoding ribonuclease Z has protein sequence MNAAFAARLVNGPFGDPGLYIHLRWEGRALLFDLGYNDALPAADMFRVSHVFVSHCHMDHFIGFDHLLRLFLARDEKLFLFGPPGIVDCVEGKLRGYTWNLVDNYRFAIEVSEIAPDSIRRVLFPARTGFTPEHLSAVPFTGIVLEELAFRVRVAHLDHRIHSLGFALEEKTHLNVDTVVLSQLGILPGPWLSDVKSALRRGEADDFPIRACWRDRQRGEVTQQFRLGDLRNHLVKETRGHKIAYVVDTIFTPENAARIAALAQDADLFFCESPFLNEDEDQATKRYHLTARQAGILGRMAHVRKLVVFHFSPRYAGQAERIYREAQDAFRGREDTSSTVRSA, from the coding sequence ATGAATGCCGCTTTCGCTGCCCGTTTGGTCAATGGGCCCTTTGGTGACCCAGGGCTCTATATTCATCTGCGTTGGGAGGGGCGAGCGTTGCTCTTCGATCTTGGGTACAATGACGCTTTGCCAGCCGCAGATATGTTTCGCGTGAGCCATGTGTTTGTCTCGCACTGCCATATGGATCACTTTATCGGGTTTGATCATCTGCTGCGCCTCTTCCTTGCACGAGATGAAAAGCTCTTTCTCTTCGGACCACCAGGTATCGTCGATTGTGTCGAAGGAAAACTTCGTGGCTATACGTGGAATTTGGTAGATAACTACCGGTTTGCTATCGAAGTGTCCGAAATCGCGCCGGACAGTATCCGCCGTGTGTTGTTCCCTGCGCGGACTGGCTTTACTCCTGAGCATTTGTCTGCGGTTCCTTTTACCGGTATCGTGCTCGAAGAACTTGCCTTTCGGGTTCGTGTCGCGCATCTCGATCATCGGATCCATTCACTTGGGTTTGCGCTTGAAGAGAAAACCCATCTCAACGTTGATACTGTGGTCCTCTCTCAGTTGGGCATACTCCCTGGTCCGTGGTTGTCGGACGTGAAGTCGGCCTTACGACGTGGAGAAGCAGATGATTTTCCGATTCGTGCGTGTTGGCGTGACCGTCAACGTGGGGAAGTCACTCAGCAGTTCCGGCTTGGAGACTTGCGCAATCACTTGGTCAAAGAGACGCGTGGTCACAAAATTGCCTACGTTGTTGATACGATCTTCACCCCTGAGAATGCTGCGCGGATTGCCGCTTTAGCGCAGGATGCCGACCTCTTTTTTTGCGAATCACCTTTTCTGAACGAAGACGAGGATCAAGCAACAAAGCGGTATCATCTGACTGCTCGTCAGGCTGGCATCCTTGGCCGTATGGCCCACGTCAGAAAACTAGTGGTTTTCCATTTCTCCCCGCGATACGCAGGGCAAGCCGAGCGGATCTATCGCGAAGCTCAAGATGCCTTTCGTGGGCGAGAAGACACGAGTAGCACGGTGCGATCAGCGTAG
- a CDS encoding isocitrate lyase/PEP mutase family protein, with product MAEAAQRLRQMLNGPGMVVAPFVFDAFQARIAQDTGFAAVYMTGFGTAAARGFPDVGLLTMAEMVENVRYIASAVNLPLICDADTGYGNPVNVYRTVREYEAAGAAALHIEDQVWPKRCGFLAGKQVIPLEEMVPKVQAACDARRDGNFVIIARTDALAVNGWADVAKRARAYRAAGADLIFVDGIRTLDDMQRYVQEIGDLPLLYNGQLLPVNDIEKMGFRLTIYSATLTGFYVRMRDMMRELRDTGSITKSSMPGLFDEMTTLLGVKEALALGKKYEH from the coding sequence ATGGCAGAAGCGGCCCAACGATTACGGCAGATGCTCAACGGACCAGGTATGGTCGTTGCCCCGTTTGTTTTTGATGCGTTTCAAGCGCGTATTGCTCAAGACACCGGGTTTGCGGCTGTGTATATGACTGGCTTTGGCACGGCAGCTGCGCGCGGGTTTCCTGATGTCGGACTACTGACCATGGCTGAGATGGTCGAAAACGTTCGCTATATCGCTAGTGCAGTCAACCTCCCACTCATCTGTGATGCAGACACCGGCTACGGGAATCCCGTCAACGTCTATCGTACGGTGCGGGAGTATGAAGCTGCTGGTGCAGCAGCGTTACATATTGAAGATCAAGTCTGGCCGAAACGCTGCGGCTTTCTGGCCGGGAAGCAGGTCATTCCACTTGAAGAGATGGTGCCAAAGGTGCAAGCCGCATGTGATGCGCGACGCGATGGCAATTTTGTCATCATTGCCCGTACTGATGCCTTAGCGGTCAATGGTTGGGCGGATGTGGCCAAGCGCGCACGTGCGTATCGCGCAGCTGGTGCCGATCTCATTTTTGTCGATGGGATTCGCACTCTCGACGACATGCAACGCTATGTGCAGGAGATTGGTGACCTCCCGCTTTTGTACAATGGTCAGCTACTTCCTGTGAACGACATTGAGAAGATGGGGTTCCGGCTGACGATTTATTCAGCAACGCTGACCGGGTTTTATGTCCGGATGCGTGACATGATGCGTGAGTTGAGGGACACCGGAAGCATCACTAAAAGTTCCATGCCCGGATTGTTCGATGAGATGACCACACTGCTTGGAGTGAAAGAGGCCTTGGCTTTGGGCAAGAAATATGAGCACTAA
- a CDS encoding LLM class flavin-dependent oxidoreductase produces the protein MHSRDDLPFPHDRRTIMRVGLGIPPIGLPMDFCTDIVQQAEARGFDYISVGEAWGVETCTMVGALLARTQRIRIGTGIVSIYLRPPTLTAMQAMTLDLIAPGRVTLGLGVSTQNINNFHGIPWNYPVSRTREYVHLLRRVLAGERVTYEGKFYQPKGFQLSVPPPSGRVPIYLAAVNPQMLQLAGEVADGVLLAWLPARQVALSIAEIAKGAARAGRSLSDIDIGCYIHTAVTNNREQTLKQLRRVLVGYCQANTYIQGFRHFGYGDILEEVHRYWRAGNRPMAEAAIPERMVEELYVFGTPDECRAHIERFRQAGLQLPVLAAPPTSQITREDFSRLIETFAQ, from the coding sequence ATGCATAGCCGTGACGATCTTCCATTCCCTCACGACAGGAGAACAATAATGCGCGTAGGCTTAGGAATTCCACCAATCGGACTCCCAATGGACTTCTGCACGGATATCGTCCAACAAGCAGAAGCTCGCGGGTTCGACTATATCTCAGTCGGTGAAGCATGGGGCGTAGAAACGTGCACGATGGTGGGTGCACTCTTGGCTCGTACCCAACGTATTCGCATCGGGACTGGAATTGTCTCGATCTATCTACGTCCGCCAACTTTGACCGCAATGCAAGCGATGACCTTAGACCTCATTGCTCCGGGACGTGTCACTCTTGGCTTAGGAGTGAGTACACAGAATATCAACAATTTTCACGGTATCCCTTGGAATTATCCGGTCTCACGTACGCGAGAGTACGTCCATCTTTTGCGACGCGTCCTTGCTGGTGAACGCGTGACGTATGAAGGTAAGTTTTATCAACCCAAAGGATTCCAACTCAGTGTCCCGCCTCCCTCCGGTCGAGTCCCGATTTACCTCGCAGCGGTGAATCCACAAATGCTACAGCTCGCAGGCGAAGTTGCGGATGGAGTCCTTCTCGCCTGGCTGCCAGCGCGACAAGTCGCTCTTTCTATCGCAGAGATCGCGAAAGGTGCAGCGCGAGCCGGACGATCCCTGTCCGATATCGACATTGGTTGTTACATTCACACGGCAGTCACTAACAATCGTGAACAAACACTCAAACAGTTACGTCGCGTGTTAGTCGGCTACTGTCAAGCGAATACGTACATTCAGGGTTTTCGTCACTTCGGCTACGGCGACATTCTTGAAGAAGTCCATCGGTATTGGCGTGCAGGAAATCGACCAATGGCCGAAGCGGCGATTCCAGAACGGATGGTCGAAGAGCTGTATGTTTTCGGTACCCCTGATGAGTGCCGCGCTCATATTGAGCGGTTCCGCCAAGCTGGACTCCAACTCCCGGTTCTTGCAGCACCACCGACCAGCCAAATCACAAGAGAAGATTTTTCTCGCCTGATAGAGACGTTTGCGCAATGA
- a CDS encoding hydrogenase expression protein HupH, translated as MSKRVKVIVPFPFDEKGIANRRAQLPRECIRPGFEVEFVPVRNSCAYGDSYYDTLLMDMFIFEAGLKAEQEGYAAVCIDTVSDSGLYALRSRLSIPVLGPGQVAFHLAGMLGHKFSIITMWDEWFHLYKKTLTEYRLWDKVASLRSIKTRPDVEELLSGKEEVIFKKLEHESLKAINEDGADVIVLGSTTMHQSYSYLKERLPVPVVNPGLVMYKMCEVFLELGLSHSKTAFPTPQVLKDDEIFSRLVSAK; from the coding sequence ATGAGCAAGCGCGTGAAAGTTATCGTTCCTTTTCCTTTTGATGAGAAAGGCATTGCCAATCGCCGCGCACAACTGCCGCGTGAGTGTATTCGGCCGGGCTTCGAAGTTGAGTTTGTCCCAGTACGGAACAGTTGTGCGTATGGCGATAGTTACTACGACACCCTGTTGATGGACATGTTCATCTTCGAGGCTGGGCTCAAAGCGGAGCAGGAGGGATATGCTGCAGTGTGTATCGATACAGTGAGTGACTCTGGCTTGTATGCGTTACGCTCTCGTCTCTCGATCCCAGTGCTTGGTCCTGGTCAGGTCGCTTTTCATCTCGCAGGCATGCTCGGGCATAAGTTCTCTATCATCACGATGTGGGACGAATGGTTTCATCTGTACAAAAAAACCCTCACTGAGTATCGTTTGTGGGATAAAGTGGCTTCTCTGCGGTCGATCAAGACCCGACCAGATGTCGAAGAGCTGCTGAGCGGGAAAGAGGAAGTGATCTTCAAAAAACTTGAACATGAGTCACTCAAAGCTATCAATGAAGACGGTGCTGATGTGATTGTGCTGGGGTCAACGACCATGCATCAGTCGTATAGTTACCTGAAAGAGCGCCTTCCGGTGCCGGTCGTTAACCCAGGGTTGGTGATGTATAAGATGTGTGAGGTCTTCTTGGAACTCGGGCTGTCGCACAGCAAAACTGCCTTCCCCACGCCGCAAGTGTTAAAGGACGACGAGATCTTTAGCCGACTGGTGTCTGCGAAATAG
- a CDS encoding LLM class flavin-dependent oxidoreductase produces the protein MARKVAVGINWQGSLDYKALLERIQIADAVGVHSAWVAEAWGRDAFTILTLLADRTKRIQLGTAIVNTYSRTPAALAQHFATLDELSDGRMIIGLGTSGPQVIEHFHGVKFDPPLTRMKECVEIINALMRNEPLRYSGQVFNLQRGFTLRFNPVRNHIPMYLATLNAKSVKMTAEIADGWLPVMIPLPKLQGEIGALRKMSVAAGRPANAVAVRSPGTTTVTKNIDKVRVETAGTLAFYIGRMGTCYAEQLTRHGYGEAVQAVKKGWDANSRAATEAVPANLIDASSCAGSVEACIDRLQEQEASGVDLHYVSVDTHDNREYEQMLAKLVG, from the coding sequence ATGGCACGCAAGGTTGCTGTGGGGATTAACTGGCAGGGATCACTTGATTATAAGGCGTTACTTGAACGGATACAGATTGCCGATGCCGTAGGGGTGCACTCGGCTTGGGTAGCAGAAGCCTGGGGCCGCGATGCTTTTACTATTCTGACGTTGCTAGCTGATCGCACCAAAAGGATTCAGCTCGGTACGGCTATCGTCAACACCTACTCGCGCACCCCAGCCGCACTGGCGCAACACTTCGCAACCCTGGATGAACTCTCCGATGGTCGCATGATTATTGGGCTCGGCACCAGCGGACCACAAGTGATCGAGCATTTTCACGGCGTGAAGTTCGATCCACCGCTCACGCGCATGAAAGAATGTGTCGAAATCATCAATGCCCTGATGCGGAACGAACCACTGAGATACAGTGGACAGGTGTTCAACCTCCAGCGTGGATTCACGCTGCGTTTCAATCCGGTGCGCAACCATATTCCGATGTATCTGGCAACGTTGAATGCCAAGAGTGTGAAGATGACCGCTGAGATAGCAGATGGCTGGTTACCAGTCATGATTCCGCTGCCGAAGCTGCAAGGTGAAATTGGGGCTCTTCGCAAAATGAGTGTTGCCGCTGGCCGTCCAGCCAACGCCGTTGCGGTTCGTTCTCCTGGTACAACGACGGTGACCAAGAACATCGATAAAGTCCGAGTGGAGACTGCGGGAACCTTAGCGTTTTACATTGGTCGGATGGGTACGTGTTACGCCGAGCAACTCACCCGGCATGGCTATGGCGAAGCCGTACAAGCGGTGAAGAAAGGGTGGGACGCCAACTCTCGCGCCGCAACCGAAGCTGTCCCAGCCAATTTGATTGATGCCTCAAGCTGCGCTGGATCGGTTGAAGCGTGTATCGACCGTCTGCAAGAACAAGAAGCGAGTGGTGTCGATCTGCATTACGTCTCTGTCGATACGCATGACAACCGCGAGTATGAGCAAATGTTAGCGAAGTTGGTGGGGTAA
- a CDS encoding adenylate/guanylate cyclase domain-containing protein: protein MEQNLVALDTTNVLPSAGTPSAPTAVQATAHTHTFLPGLVGSYAVQQGAPTRKQLTVLFVDIADSTVTVVNQPPEEVLTVVQQFMEVVTDVALAHCGDVKDYEGDGALLYFESVTEATQAALAIRNQLAQTQAKKSHSLQARFSLNIGDVTIGVIGTALRRSVALIGPSINLASRLLKQIPPGGIIATAAVIRHLQQETPELAQQFTIWNDKLELKGFTNERVVAYHIPEDVQRNA from the coding sequence ATGGAGCAGAATCTCGTCGCTCTCGACACGACTAATGTGCTTCCCTCTGCTGGGACTCCTTCTGCACCGACGGCAGTACAAGCGACAGCCCATACCCATACGTTTCTCCCGGGCCTGGTAGGAAGTTATGCTGTTCAGCAAGGTGCACCGACTCGTAAACAGCTGACCGTCCTTTTTGTCGATATTGCGGACTCCACCGTCACCGTTGTGAACCAACCCCCTGAAGAAGTCCTTACTGTCGTTCAGCAGTTTATGGAAGTCGTCACCGATGTCGCCCTCGCTCATTGTGGCGATGTGAAAGATTATGAAGGCGACGGAGCACTGCTCTATTTTGAGTCAGTCACAGAAGCAACGCAGGCCGCGTTAGCGATTCGAAATCAGCTTGCCCAAACGCAGGCGAAGAAGTCTCATTCCCTCCAGGCACGGTTTAGTCTCAACATTGGCGATGTCACCATCGGGGTCATTGGGACAGCACTACGCCGCTCGGTTGCATTGATTGGCCCGAGTATTAACCTTGCGTCACGATTGCTCAAACAGATTCCACCTGGTGGGATCATTGCCACCGCAGCCGTCATTAGGCATTTGCAACAGGAGACGCCAGAACTCGCGCAGCAGTTCACCATTTGGAACGACAAGTTAGAGTTGAAAGGGTTTACCAACGAACGCGTTGTCGCGTATCACATTCCCGAAGACGTACAGCGTAATGCGTAA
- a CDS encoding DUF3617 family protein, which translates to MNVRAFVGSRVCMSDCVMHSRMGKASSSVATALMDVRRCITAFLTQRLTRVVWMLLMSSSVALAEDELPSLRSGLWEYQRTVQRSDEEWVPKDTTVRECENPIAVLQKQNEIYRKLGCAITTTQVTESTYQVTADCPEKHGIKTESRGVTTFDGDSAYTSVIDSEGAVGGKLVKFVERLSAKRIGDCEKK; encoded by the coding sequence ATGAACGTGCGAGCATTCGTTGGATCCAGAGTATGTATGAGCGATTGCGTGATGCACAGCAGAATGGGTAAGGCTTCTTCATCGGTGGCAACTGCGCTTATGGATGTACGACGCTGTATAACGGCCTTTTTGACGCAACGACTGACTCGTGTCGTGTGGATGTTGCTCATGAGCAGCTCCGTTGCCCTTGCAGAGGATGAGCTGCCGTCACTGCGCTCAGGATTGTGGGAGTATCAACGTACTGTGCAACGATCGGATGAAGAGTGGGTACCCAAAGATACGACCGTGCGCGAGTGTGAGAATCCTATTGCCGTATTGCAGAAACAGAATGAAATTTACCGAAAGCTGGGTTGTGCAATCACGACAACGCAAGTAACTGAGTCAACCTATCAGGTCACGGCTGATTGTCCGGAAAAGCATGGTATTAAGACAGAATCACGAGGAGTGACAACATTCGATGGTGACAGTGCGTACACGAGCGTCATTGATTCAGAAGGCGCTGTCGGTGGCAAACTGGTGAAATTCGTTGAGCGGCTTTCAGCGAAACGAATTGGAGATTGCGAGAAAAAATAA
- a CDS encoding NAD(P)-dependent oxidoreductase gives MATKVGFIGLGNIGKPMAINVAKAGFDLMVYDVRQEPLQELAGLGAKVARSAQEIGSHGEIIELVVVDDAQVEAVTLGEGGVLNGAKPGSVIAVHSTVHPKTVRKLADLAKTKNVMVIDAEVSGGERGAYAKTLCYMVGGDKAAFEKCQPIFATSGANIFHLGDLGAGAAAKLAHNLIVYVNMLAASEGMRLAQQAGVDLQVMEKVVHAGAAQSRVADNWSQQQKLKDNYTTGPQGLLQLMHKDLRLALELGHDLHIPLPGAALAQQMLDRVLEINK, from the coding sequence ATGGCAACAAAAGTCGGCTTTATCGGCCTCGGCAATATCGGCAAACCAATGGCGATTAACGTTGCAAAAGCAGGATTCGATTTGATGGTCTACGATGTCCGTCAAGAACCGTTGCAAGAGCTGGCTGGACTTGGCGCGAAGGTCGCACGTTCAGCCCAGGAGATCGGTTCCCACGGAGAGATCATTGAGTTGGTTGTGGTCGATGACGCACAGGTTGAAGCTGTCACTTTAGGAGAAGGTGGGGTCCTCAACGGAGCGAAACCAGGGAGCGTCATTGCGGTTCATAGTACGGTCCACCCAAAGACAGTACGCAAACTCGCTGACCTTGCCAAAACGAAAAATGTTATGGTCATTGATGCGGAGGTCAGCGGTGGTGAACGTGGGGCATATGCCAAAACTCTGTGTTACATGGTCGGCGGTGATAAAGCAGCCTTTGAAAAATGCCAACCGATTTTTGCTACTTCTGGTGCCAACATTTTTCACCTCGGTGATCTTGGAGCTGGGGCGGCGGCAAAGCTTGCTCACAATTTGATTGTGTACGTCAATATGTTAGCCGCTTCAGAAGGTATGCGACTGGCACAGCAAGCCGGTGTCGATTTGCAAGTGATGGAAAAAGTTGTCCATGCTGGCGCTGCCCAGAGTCGTGTTGCCGATAATTGGTCGCAACAGCAGAAGCTCAAAGACAACTATACCACTGGCCCGCAGGGGCTTTTGCAGCTCATGCACAAGGACCTCCGCCTCGCGCTCGAACTTGGTCACGATTTGCATATTCCCCTCCCCGGCGCGGCATTGGCGCAACAGATGCTAGATCGGGTGTTGGAGATTAATAAGTGA
- a CDS encoding alpha/beta hydrolase, whose product MSTIKANNDEMYYEINDFTDPWTTAEPLWIQHGFGRSSQFWYHWVPPLAGQYRVIRRDMRGHGQSADPGANYVWSVDDLLNDMKGFLDALGIDKVHYVGESVGGILGIAFAVRWPERFKSLTLCATPTAIHPHIQEKFAVGYKDWHTALGTLGPDGWVKALMEQGGGVAVGDAKSPRLEWILKEWGKTRTHVLQGLCRLVPSVNITPLLTQVKVPTLVLAPETSPLTPLTEQILIRDSIPGARIAVIAGRGHEIYLDNPEACIAALLSFLQTVK is encoded by the coding sequence ATGTCCACAATCAAAGCCAACAATGATGAGATGTACTACGAGATCAACGACTTTACTGATCCGTGGACAACCGCTGAACCGTTGTGGATTCAACACGGCTTTGGTCGCAGCTCGCAGTTTTGGTATCACTGGGTGCCACCATTAGCTGGACAGTATCGCGTGATTCGACGCGATATGCGTGGCCACGGGCAATCGGCTGACCCCGGAGCCAACTATGTGTGGTCAGTCGATGATCTGCTCAATGACATGAAAGGCTTCCTCGATGCGCTAGGCATCGATAAAGTCCACTACGTTGGTGAGTCGGTCGGTGGCATCCTGGGCATTGCTTTTGCTGTACGTTGGCCAGAACGCTTCAAGAGCCTCACCCTTTGTGCAACGCCGACGGCCATCCATCCGCATATTCAAGAGAAGTTTGCCGTTGGGTATAAGGATTGGCACACCGCGCTTGGCACCCTTGGACCAGACGGATGGGTGAAAGCGCTGATGGAGCAGGGCGGTGGGGTGGCCGTCGGAGACGCGAAATCTCCGCGGCTTGAATGGATTCTCAAGGAATGGGGGAAAACTCGCACCCATGTTCTGCAAGGGCTGTGTCGTCTGGTCCCGAGCGTTAACATCACGCCATTGTTGACTCAGGTGAAAGTGCCGACCTTAGTTTTGGCTCCCGAGACGAGCCCGCTGACACCGCTGACTGAACAAATCCTGATTCGCGATTCGATTCCTGGTGCTCGCATTGCTGTCATCGCCGGGCGCGGCCATGAGATCTATCTTGATAACCCAGAGGCATGCATTGCTGCACTGCTTTCGTTCTTACAGACCGTGAAATAA